A single Buchnera aphidicola (Hyperomyzus lactucae) DNA region contains:
- the rpsA gene encoding 30S ribosomal protein S1 has protein sequence MNESFAQLFEESLKEIKTRPGSIIRGTIVSIEKDIVLVDAGLKSESSIPAEQFKNSQGFLDVNVGDQIDVALDAIEDGFGETLLSREKAKRHEAWLILEQAHEKSETVIGVINGKVKGGFTVELNDIRAFLPGSLVDIRPVRETIHLEGKELEFKVIKLDQKRNNVVVSRRAVIESENSAERDQLLENLQEGMHVQGIVKNLTDYGAFVDLGGVDGLLHITDMAWKRVKHPSEIVNVGDEINIKILKFDRERTRVSLGLKQLGEDPWIAISKRYPEGTKLNGRVTNLTDYGCFVEIEEGVEGLVHVSEMDWTNKNIHPSKVVVVNDKVEVMVLDIDEERRRISLGLKQCKTNPWKEFSETHKKGIHVAGKIKSITDFGIFIGLHGGIDGLVHLSDISWKIPGEEAVKQYKKGDEISAVVLQVDAERERISLGIKQLEDDPFMIYITNHKKGTIITGKIKSFDKKQAVIKLQEDIEGIVKLSDISRLDYEETIKKLKIEEEILVKLSSFDRKNRTIYLIIHIPDEKEKKDTVILSNKTNDDTFSNVMAEAFKAAQNTE, from the coding sequence ATGAATGAATCTTTCGCTCAATTATTTGAAGAATCACTAAAAGAAATTAAAACTCGTCCAGGCTCAATTATTCGCGGTACAATTGTTTCTATAGAAAAAGATATAGTTTTAGTTGATGCAGGTCTCAAATCTGAATCTTCAATTCCTGCTGAACAATTTAAAAATTCTCAAGGATTTTTAGATGTTAATGTAGGAGATCAAATTGATGTTGCTTTAGATGCTATTGAAGATGGATTTGGTGAAACACTGTTATCTCGTGAAAAAGCAAAACGTCATGAAGCATGGTTGATATTAGAACAAGCTCATGAAAAATCAGAAACAGTTATTGGTGTGATTAACGGTAAAGTAAAAGGAGGTTTTACTGTTGAACTAAATGATATACGTGCATTTTTACCAGGTTCTTTAGTAGATATTCGCCCAGTTCGAGAAACAATTCATCTTGAAGGAAAAGAACTAGAATTTAAAGTAATAAAATTAGATCAAAAACGAAATAATGTTGTTGTATCACGTCGAGCAGTTATTGAATCAGAAAATAGTGCCGAAAGAGATCAATTACTAGAAAATTTACAGGAAGGCATGCATGTTCAAGGGATTGTGAAAAATCTAACAGATTATGGAGCTTTTGTAGATTTAGGGGGTGTAGACGGTCTATTACACATTACAGATATGGCTTGGAAAAGAGTTAAACATCCAAGTGAAATAGTAAATGTAGGCGATGAAATTAATATTAAAATTTTAAAATTTGATAGAGAACGAACACGTGTATCATTAGGATTGAAACAATTAGGAGAAGATCCATGGATAGCTATTTCTAAACGTTATCCAGAAGGAACTAAATTAAACGGACGTGTAACTAATTTAACAGATTATGGTTGTTTTGTAGAAATAGAAGAAGGAGTGGAAGGTCTTGTACATGTATCGGAAATGGATTGGACTAATAAAAATATTCACCCATCTAAAGTAGTAGTTGTTAATGACAAAGTTGAGGTGATGGTTTTAGATATTGATGAAGAACGTCGTCGAATTTCTCTTGGTCTTAAACAATGTAAAACTAATCCATGGAAAGAGTTTTCTGAAACTCACAAAAAAGGAATTCATGTTGCTGGAAAAATAAAATCTATTACAGATTTTGGTATTTTTATTGGTTTACATGGAGGCATTGACGGATTGGTTCATCTGTCCGATATTTCTTGGAAAATACCTGGAGAAGAAGCTGTTAAGCAATATAAAAAAGGTGATGAGATTTCCGCTGTAGTTCTTCAAGTAGATGCAGAAAGAGAACGCATATCTTTAGGAATAAAACAACTAGAAGATGATCCTTTTATGATATATATTACAAATCATAAAAAAGGTACAATTATTACTGGAAAAATTAAATCTTTTGATAAAAAACAAGCAGTAATAAAATTACAAGAAGATATAGAAGGTATTGTAAAATTATCTGATATTTCACGTTTAGACTATGAAGAAACAATTAAAAAATTAAAAATCGAAGAAGAAATTTTAGTTAAGTTATCTAGTTTTGATCGTAAAAATAGAACAATTTATCTTATTATTCATATTCCAGATGAAAAAGAAAAAAAAGATACAGTAATTTTATCTAATAAAACAAATGATGATACGTTCTCTAACGTCATGGCAGAAGCTTTTAAAGCCGCTCAAAATACTGAATAA
- the tpiA gene encoding triose-phosphate isomerase, protein MKNFLIVANWKLNGNIKMISSFFETLKLNLSAYANKSTIVFAPSDVYLERVYQCINDMNIFLAAQNVDINLKGAFTGESSILMLKDIGVKYIIIGHSERRLFHQETNDFIAKKFLLVKKLKLIPILCVGETEKEKQNGQTKQVIKEQLSCIFQKLGNSAFRNTVIAYEPIWAIGTGFSAHPKDVQLIHEFIKNYIRKHDPSSINETIVQYGGSVNHSNAKEFLKQSDINGLLIGSASLNPQEFLKIIRIACHITGE, encoded by the coding sequence ATGAAAAATTTTTTAATTGTTGCTAATTGGAAATTAAATGGAAATATCAAGATGATTTCTAGTTTTTTTGAAACGTTAAAATTAAATTTATCTGCTTATGCAAACAAAAGTACGATTGTTTTTGCTCCATCTGATGTGTATTTAGAAAGAGTATATCAATGTATTAATGATATGAATATTTTTCTTGCTGCACAAAATGTAGATATTAATCTTAAAGGAGCATTTACTGGAGAAAGTTCTATTTTGATGCTAAAAGATATTGGTGTAAAATATATTATTATTGGACATTCTGAAAGACGTTTATTTCACCAGGAAACTAATGATTTTATTGCAAAAAAATTTCTTTTAGTTAAAAAATTAAAATTAATACCTATTTTATGTGTAGGAGAAACAGAAAAGGAAAAGCAAAATGGTCAAACAAAACAAGTTATTAAAGAACAACTCAGTTGTATTTTTCAAAAGTTAGGAAATTCAGCATTTAGAAATACAGTAATTGCTTACGAACCTATTTGGGCTATCGGAACAGGTTTTTCAGCTCATCCTAAAGATGTGCAATTAATACATGAATTCATAAAAAATTACATAAGAAAACATGATCCTAGTAGTATAAACGAAACAATAGTTCAATATGGAGGTTCGGTTAATCATTCTAATGCAAAAGAATTTCTTAAACAGTCAGATATAAACGGTTTATTAATCGGTAGTGCATCTTTAAATCCTCAAGAATTTCTTAAAATCATAAGAATAGCTTGTCACATTACTGGAGAATAA
- the ihfB gene encoding integration host factor subunit beta — protein sequence MDYRGFMTKSELFERIAEKSIHTSNKTIELAIKEMLEHMTMSLAKGQRIEIRGFGSFSLHYRSSRIGRNPKTGRTLKLNEKYIPYFKPGKQLRNRTNIYK from the coding sequence GTGGATTATAGAGGATTTATGACTAAATCAGAACTATTCGAAAGAATTGCTGAAAAGAGTATTCATACTTCAAATAAAACAATAGAACTTGCTATAAAAGAAATGTTAGAACATATGACAATGTCATTAGCTAAAGGACAAAGAATCGAAATTCGAGGATTTGGTAGTTTTTCTTTACATTATCGTTCTTCTCGTATTGGTCGCAATCCAAAAACTGGAAGAACATTAAAATTAAATGAGAAATATATACCTTATTTTAAACCAGGAAAACAATTACGTAATCGAACAAATATATACAAATAG
- the aroA gene encoding 3-phosphoshikimate 1-carboxyvinyltransferase gives MQDSFNLKPISYVNGTVYLPGSKSISNRILLISAMAKGTTFLSNLLDSHDTQHMLNALKKLGINYSLSNDKTKCYVEGIGQSFHLSKTVSLFLGNAGTAMRPLLAALSLHKNNIILSGNERMHERPIEDLVDALKQGGAVIEYEKNKGYPPIRTRGGFVGGSIILNGNISSQFLTSLLISSPLALKDTTIFIKGNLVSKPYVDITLKLMQSFGIKIKHNSYEIFYIKGQQQYKTPGEYIIEGDASSASYFLAAAAIKGGSIKVIGVGKKSIQGDIQFANVLEKMGAIISWGDHSITCTRNQLNAIDLDMNHIPDTAMTIAIVALFSKGTTIIRNIYNWRVKETDRLTAMAIELRKIGAIVEEGKDFLSITPPTIFKHSSIETYDDHRIAMCFSLVSLSGTGINILNPDCTSKTFPSYFKVFSSISQSD, from the coding sequence ATGCAAGATTCTTTTAATTTAAAACCGATATCTTATGTTAATGGAACTGTTTATTTACCTGGTTCAAAAAGCATTTCAAATCGAATTTTATTAATTTCTGCAATGGCAAAAGGAACAACATTTTTAAGTAATTTATTAGATAGTCATGATACTCAACATATGTTAAATGCTTTAAAAAAATTAGGAATTAATTATTCTTTATCAAATGATAAAACAAAATGTTATGTTGAAGGTATAGGTCAATCTTTTCATTTGTCTAAAACTGTTTCATTATTTTTAGGCAATGCAGGTACTGCTATGAGACCTCTTCTTGCTGCTTTATCTTTACATAAAAATAATATTATATTAAGTGGAAATGAGAGAATGCATGAAAGACCTATTGAAGATCTCGTTGATGCATTAAAGCAAGGAGGTGCAGTTATAGAATATGAAAAAAATAAAGGATATCCGCCGATACGTACCAGAGGTGGTTTTGTTGGTGGTTCTATTATATTAAATGGTAATATTTCTAGTCAATTTTTAACATCATTATTAATTAGTTCTCCACTTGCTTTAAAAGATACAACTATTTTTATAAAAGGAAATTTAGTTTCTAAACCGTATGTTGATATTACATTAAAGTTAATGCAATCTTTTGGAATAAAAATTAAACATAATTCTTATGAAATTTTCTATATAAAGGGTCAACAACAGTATAAAACTCCCGGGGAATATATAATTGAAGGAGATGCTTCATCAGCTTCTTATTTTTTAGCGGCTGCTGCTATCAAAGGTGGTTCAATTAAAGTTATTGGTGTTGGTAAAAAGAGTATTCAAGGTGATATACAATTTGCAAATGTATTAGAAAAAATGGGAGCAATAATTAGTTGGGGAGATCATTCTATAACTTGTACTCGTAATCAATTAAATGCAATAGATTTAGATATGAATCATATTCCTGATACGGCAATGACAATTGCAATTGTAGCTCTTTTTTCAAAAGGAACCACCATTATTAGAAATATATATAATTGGAGAGTGAAAGAAACTGATCGTCTAACAGCAATGGCTATAGAATTAAGAAAAATTGGTGCTATAGTTGAAGAGGGAAAAGATTTTTTATCTATTACTCCCCCTACTATTTTTAAACATTCTAGTATTGAAACGTATGATGATCATCGTATAGCTATGTGTTTTTCACTGGTGTCTTTATCTGGAACTGGTATAAATATACTCAATCCAGATTGTACTTCAAAAACTTTTCCGTCTTATTTTAAAGTTTTTTCGTCTATTAGTCAATCTGATTGA